In the genome of Hippoglossus hippoglossus isolate fHipHip1 chromosome 12, fHipHip1.pri, whole genome shotgun sequence, one region contains:
- the LOC117771733 gene encoding progestin and adipoQ receptor family member 3-like has protein sequence MLLKMPQKLLRTAHYIELGSYQHWPVLITQRIRLYTYEQVPLFLKENPFITDGYRAHLPSTLCLRSIFMMSNETVNIWSHLLGFLLFLYLGVNDISSTLPACGAKREDYVIYAIGLFCFQVCMLCSVGYHLFSCHRSEKTSRRWLALDYAGISVGILGCYVPGIFYAFYCNAFWRQLYLLTVLSLILAVFCAQVHPRYLSNDWRRIRMAIFCCVAGISVIPACHWVGLNGGFTCEVVQLFLPRVIVMYLIAGSAFLFYVTKIPERYFPGQLNYLGASHQVWHILVVVMFYWWHQTAVHMMQFRHSQPCPTLTSSS, from the exons ATGCTGCTGAAGATGCCCCAGAAGCTGCTGAGGACGGCCCACTACATCGAGCTGGGCAGCTACCAGCACTGGCCCGTGCTGATTACCCAGAGGATTCGACTGTACACCTACGAGCAAGTGCCCCTCTTCCTCAAGGAGAACCCCTTCATCACTGACGGATACCGGGCCCACCTGCCCTCCACGCTCTGcctgaggag TATTTTCATGATGTCCAATGAGACGGTGAATATCTGGAGCCACCTGCTcggcttcctcctcttcctctatctGGGCGTCAATGACATCTCCTCAACCCTTCCAGCCTGTGGAGCCAAGAGAGAGGACTACGTCATCTACGCTATAGGGCTGTTCTGCTTCCAG GTGTGCATGTTGTGCTCGGTGGGATATCACCTGTTTTCGTGCCACCGATCGGAGAAGACGTCCCGTCGCTGGCTGGCACTCGACTACGCGGGCATCTCTGTTGGCATCTTGGGCTGTTACGTCCCTGGGATCTTCTACGCTTTCTACTGTAACGCT TTTTGGCGACAGCTCTACCTGCTGACCGTGCTCTCCCTGATCCTCGCCGTCTTCTGCGCTCAGGTCCACCCCCGCTATCTCAGCAACGACTGGCGACGCATACGTATGGCAATCTTCTGCTGCGTGGCTGGCATCAGTGTGATTCCAGCCTGTCACTGGGTCGGGCTCAACGGAGGATTCACCTGTGAGGTTGTACAG CTGTTCCTGCCTCGTGTGATAGTGATGTACCTGATCGCTGGATCTGCGTTCCTGTTCTACGTCACCAAAATCCCAGAACGCTATTTCCCTG GCCAGCTGAACTACCTGGGCGCCAGTCACCAGGTGTGGCACATACTGGTGGTTGTGATGTTTTACTGGTGGCACCAGACGGCTGTGCACATGATGCAATTCAGACACAGTCAGCCGTGCCCGACCCTCACCAGCAGCAGCTAA